In the Devosia sp. SL43 genome, one interval contains:
- a CDS encoding carbohydrate ABC transporter permease — MWKQRADYLYVLPALVVMLIVIAYPIYYTIDLSFFKTPASLQLKDKIFVGFDNYTTILSSASFWKVTWQTVIWTFFSTLFAFLLGLGAALALHREFVGRGVLRALLLIPWVVSAVAASYVWKWLYHSDFGAIGALMVQLGVTDQPINFVDNTSSVLPSLIVVNVWKEFSFAMIMLMAGLQTVPEQLLRAAKVDGANAWQRFWHVTFPHLAGVSTVTALLLMVQNFNSFIIPFVMTGGGPAGASDIWITQIYQLAFGRQRWGAAAAYSVLLFIIMMTLGYFYVRALAGNDDKRQGA; from the coding sequence ATGTGGAAGCAGCGCGCCGACTATCTGTATGTGCTGCCAGCCCTGGTGGTGATGCTGATCGTCATCGCCTACCCGATCTACTACACGATCGACCTCAGCTTCTTCAAAACGCCCGCGAGCCTGCAGCTCAAGGACAAGATCTTCGTCGGCTTCGACAATTACACGACCATTCTCTCCAGCGCCTCATTCTGGAAGGTCACGTGGCAGACGGTGATCTGGACCTTTTTCTCGACGCTCTTCGCCTTCCTCCTCGGCTTGGGCGCCGCACTTGCGCTGCACCGCGAATTCGTCGGTCGTGGCGTGTTGCGCGCTTTGCTGCTGATCCCGTGGGTGGTGAGCGCCGTGGCCGCCTCCTATGTGTGGAAGTGGCTCTACCACTCCGATTTCGGCGCCATCGGCGCGCTGATGGTGCAGCTTGGCGTTACCGATCAGCCGATCAACTTCGTCGACAATACCAGCTCCGTTCTGCCCTCATTGATCGTGGTCAATGTGTGGAAGGAATTCTCCTTCGCCATGATCATGCTGATGGCGGGGCTGCAGACCGTTCCGGAGCAACTCCTGCGCGCTGCCAAGGTCGATGGCGCCAATGCCTGGCAGCGCTTCTGGCACGTCACCTTTCCGCATCTGGCCGGCGTCTCCACCGTGACCGCCCTGTTGCTGATGGTGCAGAACTTCAACTCCTTCATCATCCCCTTTGTCATGACGGGCGGTGGACCAGCGGGCGCGTCGGACATCTGGATCACCCAGATCTACCAGCTCGCCTTCGGCCGCCAGCGCTGGGGCGCGGCGGCCGCCTATTCGGTGCTGCTCTTCATTATCATGATGACCCTGGGATATTTCTACGTCCGCGCACTGGC